The Arvicola amphibius chromosome 11, mArvAmp1.2, whole genome shotgun sequence genome has a segment encoding these proteins:
- the LOC119826300 gene encoding prostate-associated microseminoprotein gives MALRMLWAGQGKGILGGWRIVCLVVSLLLQHPGVNSKCYFQAQAPCHYDGKYFTLGESWLRKDCFHCTCLHPVGVGCCDTSQHPIDFPAGCEVRQEAGTCRFSLVQKSDPRLPCKGGGPDLEWGSANTPVPRAPAPHSS, from the exons ATGGCTCTGAGGATGCTCTGGGCTGGACAGGGCAAGGGGATCCTGGGAGGCTGGAGGATCGTCTGCTTGGTGGTGTCTCTGCTTCTGCAGCACCCAGGAGTTAACAGCAAGTGTTACTTCCAAGCTCAAG CTCCCTGCCACTATGACGGGAAATACTTCACTCTGGGTGAATCCTGGCTCCGCAAGGACTGTTTCCACTGCACCTGTCTGCACCCCGTGGGTGTGGGCTGCTGTGACAC GTCTCAGCATCCCATTGACTTCCCCGCTGGGTGTGAAGTGCGCCAGGAAGCAGGAACCTGTCGGTTTTCTCTGGTGCAAAAATCTGACCCTCGGCTGCCCTGCAAAGGGGGAGGACCTGACCTAGAATGGGGCTCAGCTAACACCCCTGTCCCTAGAGCTCCTGCTCCCCACTCCAGCTGA
- the Gba2 gene encoding non-lysosomal glucosylceramidase isoform X1 codes for MVTCVPASEQISCAEGDPQVYCPENTGDTKAVRVTDCGSPEDSGPQNDPGYCNSEDSGQLMASYEGNARGYQVPPFGWRICLAHEFAEKRKPFQANNVSLSNLVKHFGLGLRYLKWWYRKTQVEKKTPFIDMFNSVPLRQIYGCPLGGIGGGTITRGWRGQFCRWQLNPGMYQHQTVIADQFTVCLRRDGRTVYQQVLSLERPSVLRSWNWGLCGHFAFYHALYPRAWTVYQLPGQKVTLTCRQITPILPHDYQDSCLPVGVFVWDVENEGDETLDVSIMFSMRNGLGGEDDAAGGLWNEPFCLQRDGKTVQGLLLHHPTAPNPYTMAVAARCTADATVTHITAFDPDSTGQQVWQDLLQDGQLDSPAGQSTPSQKGEGVAGAVCISSKLPPRGRCCLEFSLAWDMPRIMFGAKGQVHYRRYTRFFGSDGDVAPALSHYALCQYADWEKRISAWQSPVLDDRSLPAWYKSALFNELYFLADGGTVWLEVPEDSLPEELGGSMYQLRPILQDYGRFGYLEGQEYRMYNTYDVHFYASFALVMLWPKLELSLQYDMALATFKEDLTRRRYLMSGVVAPVKRRNVIPHDIGDPDDEPWLRVNAYLIHDTADWKDLNLKFVLQVYRDYYLTGDQGFLKDMWPVCLAVMESEMKFDKDQDGLIENGGYADQTYDGWVATGPSAYCGGLWLAAVAVMVQMAVLCGAQDVRDKFSSILCRGREAYERLLWNGRYYNYDSSSQPQSRSVMSDQCAGQWFLRACGLGEGDTEVFPTLHVVRALQTIFELNVQAFAGGAMGAVNGMQPHGVPDRSSVQSDEVWVGVVYGLAATMIQEGLTWEGFQTAEGCYRTVWERLGLAFQTPEAYCQQRVFRSLAYMRPLSIWAMQLALQQQQHKKGSRPVITQGVGLSTEPECGPKKSWTNLSPE; via the exons ATGGTAACCTGCGTACCGGCCTCAGAGCAAATCAGTTGTGCCGAAGGAGATCCTCAAGTTTATTGTCCTGAAAATACTGGGGACACTAAGGCTGTGCGGGTTACTGACTGCGGGAGCCCTGAGGACAGTGGACCCCAGAATGATCCCGGCTACTGCAATTCAGAGGACTCTGGGCAGCTGATGGCCTCCTACGAGGGTAATGCTAGGGGCTACCAGGTGCCTCCTTTTGGCTGGCGGATCTGCTTGGCTCATGAGTTTGCAGAGAAGAGGAAACCCTTTCAAGCTAACAACGTCTCTCTAAGCAACTTGGTAAAGCATTTCGGTTTGGGCTTGAG GTACTTGAAGTGGTGGTACCGGAAGACCCAGGTGGAAAAGAAGACCCCTTTCATCGACATGTTCAATTCTGTACCCCTGAGACAGATCTATG GTTGTCCCTTGGGTGGCATTGGAGGAGGCACTATCACCCGGGGCTGGAGAGGCCAGTTTTGTCGTTGGCAACTTAATCCTGGCATGTACCAGCACCAGACAGTCATTGCAGACCAA TTTACAGTATGCTTGCGCCGAGATGGGCGGACTGTGTATCAGCAAGTTCTGTCCCTGGAGCGTCCAAGTGTCCTGCGCAGCTGGAACTGGGGCCTGTGTGGTCACTTTGCTTTCTACCATGCCCTTTACCCCCGAGCCTGGACAGTCTATCAGCTTCCTGGGCAGAAAGTCACTCTCACCTGCCGCCAGATCACACCTATCTTGCCCCATGACTACCAG GACAGCTGCCTCCCTGTAGGAGTCTTTGTGTGGGATGTAGAAAACGAAGGAGACGAGACTCTGGATGTGTCTATCATGTTCTCTATGCGGAATGGACTAGGGGGTGAAGATGATGCTGCAGGAGGGCTATGGAATGAGCCCTTCTGTCTGCAGCGGGATGGGAAGACCGTGCAGGGGCTACTCCTGCATCACCCAACCGCCCCGAATCCCTACACCATGGCTGTGGCTGCACGATGCACG GCAGATGCCACCGTAACCCACATCACAGCCTTTGACCCTGACAGCACTGGGCAGCAGGTGTGGCAGGACCTACTTCAGGATGGACAGCTGGACTCCCCTGCTG GCCAGAGCACCCCCTCGCAGAAAGGAGAGGGTGTCGCTGGGGCTGTATGTATCTCCAGCAAGCTGCCACCACGAGGCCGGTGCTGCTTGGAGTTTTCACTGGCTTGGGATATGCCTAGGATCATGTTTGGAGCTAAGGGCCAAGTCCACTACAG GCGATACACACGGTTCTTTGGTTCAGACGGTGATGTGGCACCTGCCCTTAGCCACTACGCACTGTGCCAATATGCAGACTGGGAGAAGAGAATCTCAGCGTGGCAGAGCCCAGTATTGGATGACAG ATCCTTGCCTGCCTGGTACAAATCTGCGCTGTTCAATGAATTATACTTCCTGGCTGATGGAGGCACAGTATGGCTGGAAGTTCCTGAAGACTCTCTGCcagaggagctgggagggagCATGTATCAGCTCCGCCCCATTCTGCAGGACTATGGGCGATTTGGCTATCTTGAGG gccaggaGTACCGCATGTACAACACATACGATGTCCACTTTTATGCCTCTTTTGCCCTCGTCATGCTGTGGCCCAAACTTGAACTCAGTCTACAGTATGATATGG CTCTGGCAACTTTCAAGGAGGACCTGACAAGGCGACGGTACCTGATGAGTGGAGTGGTGGCACCTGTGAAGAGGAGGAACGTTATCCCTCACGACATTGGGGACCCAG aTGACGAGCCATGGCTCCGGGTCAATGCCTATTTGATTCATGACACTGCTGACTGGAAGGACCTGAACCTGAAGTTTGTGCTGCAAGTTTATCGGGACTATTACCTGACAGGTGACCAAGGCTTCCTGAAGGACATGTGGCCTGTGTGTCTG GCTGTGATGGAGTCTGAAATGAAGTTTGATAAGGACCAGGATGGACTCATTGAGAACGGAGGCTATGCGGACCAGACCTATGATGGCTGGGTCGCCACAGGCCCCAG TGCTTACTGTGGAGGGCTGTGgctggctgctgtggctgtgATGGTTCAGATGGCTGTTCTGTGTGGGGCCCAGGATGTCCGGGATAAGTTTTCTTCCATTCTCTGCCGAGGCCGAGAAGCTTATGAGAGACTGCTCTGGAACG GCCGCTATTACAACTACGACAGCAGCTCCCAGCCTCAGTCCCGTAGTGTCATGTCTGACcagtgtgctgggcagtggttcCTGAGGGCCTGTGGCCTGGGAGAAGGAGACACTGAG gTATTTCCTACGCTGCATGTGGTCCGTGCTCTCCAAACCATCTTCGAGCTCAATGTCCAGGCCTTTGCAGGAGGAGCTATGGGGGCTGTGAATGGGATGCAGCCTCATGGTGTTCCCGACAGATCCAGTGTGCAGTCTGATGAAGTCTGGGTGGGTGTGGTCTACGGGCTGGCAGCCACCATGATCCAAGAG GGTCTGACTTGGGAAGGTTTCCAGACAGCTGAAGGCTGCTACCGCACTGTATGGGAACGCCTGGGCCTGGCTTTCCAGACCCCAGAGGCATACTGCCAGCAGCGAGTGTTCCGCTCACTGGCCTACATGAGGCCACTCAGCATCTGGGCCATGCAGCTGGCCCTGCAACAGCAGCAGCATAAAAAGGGCAGCAGGCCAGTCATCACACAGGGCGTAGGACTAAGCACAGAGCCTGAATGTGGACCAAAGAAATCTTGGACAAACCTAAGTCCAGAGTGA
- the Creb3 gene encoding cyclic AMP-responsive element-binding protein 3 has product MEMDPGGQDLLALDPDDQVALDFLLEESGDLWTAIEQDVEAPLDLELSPSENSGQALSDWEVEDLLSSLLSPSASLDGLSSTISSICHDHNYSLSQDHVSIDLDPEIFEKEGFCVTSLCVEETAAEQEISRLILTEEEKRLLEKEGISLPSTLPLTKVEEQVLKRVRRKIRNKRAAQESRKKKKVYVGGLESRVLKYTAQNQELQNKVQLLEEQNLSLLDQLRKLQAMVIGIANKSSSGSTCVLVLLFSFCLLLVPAMYSSDTRGSVPAEYVVLHRQLRALPSEDQDQMKLPAQQSKLPTDSTNQLLGSSEHTLQASGNFTCLLYDAPQAEPPLRWPHFDLSSETPFVGPDHLLQANLSKEEGWLPTHSPSVILQGRFSG; this is encoded by the exons ATGGAAATGGATCCTGGTGGTCAGGACCTGCTAGCTTTGGATCCTGATGATCAGGTCGCGCTGGACTTCCTGCTGGAGGAAAGCGGAGATTTGTGGACTGCGATCGAGCAGGACGTGGAGGCTCCGCTGGACCTGGAGCTGTCGCCTTCCGAG AACTCCGGGCAAGCCCTGAGCGACTGGGAGGTAGAGGATTTACTGAGCTCTCTGCTCAGTCCCTCGGCATCTCTGGATGGTCTCAGTTCCACCATCTCTTCTATTTGCCACGACCACAACTACTCCCTCTCACAGGACCATGTCTCCATAGATCTAG ATCCCGAGATCTTCGAAAAGGAGGGGTTCTGTGTGACTTCACTGTGTGTGGAGGAAACAGCCGCAGAACAG GAGATTTCTAGGCTGATactgactgaggaagagaagaggctcTTGGAGAAGGAGGGGATTTCTCTGCCCTCAACACTTCCTCTCACTAAG GTGGAAGAACAGGTTCTAAAACGCGTACGGAGAAAGATTCGCAACAAGAGAGCTGCTCAAGAAAGCCGCAAGAAGAAGAAGGTGTATGTCGGAGGGCTGGAGAGCAG GGTCTTGAAATACACAGCCCAGAATCAGGAGCTGCAGAACAAAGTACAgcttctagaggaacagaatct GTCCCTTCTAGACCAACTGAGGAAACTCCAGGCCATGGTTATTGGGATAGCAAACAAGAGCAGCAGCGGCAGCACATGTGTTCTg gtcctgctcttttctttctgccttcttcttgTACCCGCTATGTACTCCTCTGACACAAGGGGGAGTGTGCCAGCTGAGTATGTGG TGTTGCACCGTCAGCTCCGTGCCCTCCCCAGTGAGGACCAGGATCAGATGAAGCTGCCTGCCCAGCAGTCAAAGTTACCAACGGACAGCACAAACCAGCTACTGGGTAGCTCAGAGCATACGCTCCAGGCCTCCGGCAACTTTACCTGCCTGCTATACGACGCCCCTCAAGCAGAACCACCTCTGCGCTGGCCACACTTTGATCTTTCCTCAGAGACCCCCTTTGTAGGTCCCGACCATCTCCTGCAGGCAAATCTTTCAAAGGAAGAGGGGTGGCTGCCTACCCACAGCCCTTCTGTCATCTTGCAGGGCAGGTTTTCAGGTTAG
- the Gba2 gene encoding non-lysosomal glucosylceramidase isoform X3, giving the protein MVVPWVALEEALSPGAGEASFVVGNLILACTSTRQSLQTNLQYACAEMGGLCISKFCPWSVQVSCAAGTGACVVTLLSTMPFTPEPGQSISFLGRKSLSPAARSHLSCPMTTSCLPVGVFVWDVENEGDETLDVSIMFSMRNGLGGEDDAAGGLWNEPFCLQRDGKTVQGLLLHHPTAPNPYTMAVAARCTADATVTHITAFDPDSTGQQVWQDLLQDGQLDSPAGQSTPSQKGEGVAGAVCISSKLPPRGRCCLEFSLAWDMPRIMFGAKGQVHYRRYTRFFGSDGDVAPALSHYALCQYADWEKRISAWQSPVLDDRSLPAWYKSALFNELYFLADGGTVWLEVPEDSLPEELGGSMYQLRPILQDYGRFGYLEGQEYRMYNTYDVHFYASFALVMLWPKLELSLQYDMALATFKEDLTRRRYLMSGVVAPVKRRNVIPHDIGDPDDEPWLRVNAYLIHDTADWKDLNLKFVLQVYRDYYLTGDQGFLKDMWPVCLAVMESEMKFDKDQDGLIENGGYADQTYDGWVATGPSAYCGGLWLAAVAVMVQMAVLCGAQDVRDKFSSILCRGREAYERLLWNGRYYNYDSSSQPQSRSVMSDQCAGQWFLRACGLGEGDTEVFPTLHVVRALQTIFELNVQAFAGGAMGAVNGMQPHGVPDRSSVQSDEVWVGVVYGLAATMIQEGLTWEGFQTAEGCYRTVWERLGLAFQTPEAYCQQRVFRSLAYMRPLSIWAMQLALQQQQHKKGSRPVITQGVGLSTEPECGPKKSWTNLSPE; this is encoded by the exons ATG GTTGTCCCTTGGGTGGCATTGGAGGAGGCACTATCACCCGGGGCTGGAGAGGCCAGTTTTGTCGTTGGCAACTTAATCCTGGCATGTACCAGCACCAGACAGTCATTGCAGACCAA TTTACAGTATGCTTGCGCCGAGATGGGCGGACTGTGTATCAGCAAGTTCTGTCCCTGGAGCGTCCAAGTGTCCTGCGCAGCTGGAACTGGGGCCTGTGTGGTCACTTTGCTTTCTACCATGCCCTTTACCCCCGAGCCTGGACAGTCTATCAGCTTCCTGGGCAGAAAGTCACTCTCACCTGCCGCCAGATCACACCTATCTTGCCCCATGACTACCAG CTGCCTCCCTGTAGGAGTCTTTGTGTGGGATGTAGAAAACGAAGGAGACGAGACTCTGGATGTGTCTATCATGTTCTCTATGCGGAATGGACTAGGGGGTGAAGATGATGCTGCAGGAGGGCTATGGAATGAGCCCTTCTGTCTGCAGCGGGATGGGAAGACCGTGCAGGGGCTACTCCTGCATCACCCAACCGCCCCGAATCCCTACACCATGGCTGTGGCTGCACGATGCACG GCAGATGCCACCGTAACCCACATCACAGCCTTTGACCCTGACAGCACTGGGCAGCAGGTGTGGCAGGACCTACTTCAGGATGGACAGCTGGACTCCCCTGCTG GCCAGAGCACCCCCTCGCAGAAAGGAGAGGGTGTCGCTGGGGCTGTATGTATCTCCAGCAAGCTGCCACCACGAGGCCGGTGCTGCTTGGAGTTTTCACTGGCTTGGGATATGCCTAGGATCATGTTTGGAGCTAAGGGCCAAGTCCACTACAG GCGATACACACGGTTCTTTGGTTCAGACGGTGATGTGGCACCTGCCCTTAGCCACTACGCACTGTGCCAATATGCAGACTGGGAGAAGAGAATCTCAGCGTGGCAGAGCCCAGTATTGGATGACAG ATCCTTGCCTGCCTGGTACAAATCTGCGCTGTTCAATGAATTATACTTCCTGGCTGATGGAGGCACAGTATGGCTGGAAGTTCCTGAAGACTCTCTGCcagaggagctgggagggagCATGTATCAGCTCCGCCCCATTCTGCAGGACTATGGGCGATTTGGCTATCTTGAGG gccaggaGTACCGCATGTACAACACATACGATGTCCACTTTTATGCCTCTTTTGCCCTCGTCATGCTGTGGCCCAAACTTGAACTCAGTCTACAGTATGATATGG CTCTGGCAACTTTCAAGGAGGACCTGACAAGGCGACGGTACCTGATGAGTGGAGTGGTGGCACCTGTGAAGAGGAGGAACGTTATCCCTCACGACATTGGGGACCCAG aTGACGAGCCATGGCTCCGGGTCAATGCCTATTTGATTCATGACACTGCTGACTGGAAGGACCTGAACCTGAAGTTTGTGCTGCAAGTTTATCGGGACTATTACCTGACAGGTGACCAAGGCTTCCTGAAGGACATGTGGCCTGTGTGTCTG GCTGTGATGGAGTCTGAAATGAAGTTTGATAAGGACCAGGATGGACTCATTGAGAACGGAGGCTATGCGGACCAGACCTATGATGGCTGGGTCGCCACAGGCCCCAG TGCTTACTGTGGAGGGCTGTGgctggctgctgtggctgtgATGGTTCAGATGGCTGTTCTGTGTGGGGCCCAGGATGTCCGGGATAAGTTTTCTTCCATTCTCTGCCGAGGCCGAGAAGCTTATGAGAGACTGCTCTGGAACG GCCGCTATTACAACTACGACAGCAGCTCCCAGCCTCAGTCCCGTAGTGTCATGTCTGACcagtgtgctgggcagtggttcCTGAGGGCCTGTGGCCTGGGAGAAGGAGACACTGAG gTATTTCCTACGCTGCATGTGGTCCGTGCTCTCCAAACCATCTTCGAGCTCAATGTCCAGGCCTTTGCAGGAGGAGCTATGGGGGCTGTGAATGGGATGCAGCCTCATGGTGTTCCCGACAGATCCAGTGTGCAGTCTGATGAAGTCTGGGTGGGTGTGGTCTACGGGCTGGCAGCCACCATGATCCAAGAG GGTCTGACTTGGGAAGGTTTCCAGACAGCTGAAGGCTGCTACCGCACTGTATGGGAACGCCTGGGCCTGGCTTTCCAGACCCCAGAGGCATACTGCCAGCAGCGAGTGTTCCGCTCACTGGCCTACATGAGGCCACTCAGCATCTGGGCCATGCAGCTGGCCCTGCAACAGCAGCAGCATAAAAAGGGCAGCAGGCCAGTCATCACACAGGGCGTAGGACTAAGCACAGAGCCTGAATGTGGACCAAAGAAATCTTGGACAAACCTAAGTCCAGAGTGA
- the Gba2 gene encoding non-lysosomal glucosylceramidase isoform X2 — translation MVVPWVALEEALSPGAGEASFVVGNLILACTSTRQSLQTNLSALSKFTVCLRRDGRTVYQQVLSLERPSVLRSWNWGLCGHFAFYHALYPRAWTVYQLPGQKVTLTCRQITPILPHDYQDSCLPVGVFVWDVENEGDETLDVSIMFSMRNGLGGEDDAAGGLWNEPFCLQRDGKTVQGLLLHHPTAPNPYTMAVAARCTADATVTHITAFDPDSTGQQVWQDLLQDGQLDSPAGQSTPSQKGEGVAGAVCISSKLPPRGRCCLEFSLAWDMPRIMFGAKGQVHYRRYTRFFGSDGDVAPALSHYALCQYADWEKRISAWQSPVLDDRSLPAWYKSALFNELYFLADGGTVWLEVPEDSLPEELGGSMYQLRPILQDYGRFGYLEGQEYRMYNTYDVHFYASFALVMLWPKLELSLQYDMALATFKEDLTRRRYLMSGVVAPVKRRNVIPHDIGDPDDEPWLRVNAYLIHDTADWKDLNLKFVLQVYRDYYLTGDQGFLKDMWPVCLAVMESEMKFDKDQDGLIENGGYADQTYDGWVATGPSAYCGGLWLAAVAVMVQMAVLCGAQDVRDKFSSILCRGREAYERLLWNGRYYNYDSSSQPQSRSVMSDQCAGQWFLRACGLGEGDTEVFPTLHVVRALQTIFELNVQAFAGGAMGAVNGMQPHGVPDRSSVQSDEVWVGVVYGLAATMIQEGLTWEGFQTAEGCYRTVWERLGLAFQTPEAYCQQRVFRSLAYMRPLSIWAMQLALQQQQHKKGSRPVITQGVGLSTEPECGPKKSWTNLSPE, via the exons ATG GTTGTCCCTTGGGTGGCATTGGAGGAGGCACTATCACCCGGGGCTGGAGAGGCCAGTTTTGTCGTTGGCAACTTAATCCTGGCATGTACCAGCACCAGACAGTCATTGCAGACCAA CCTGTCTGCTCTCTCCAAGTTTACAGTATGCTTGCGCCGAGATGGGCGGACTGTGTATCAGCAAGTTCTGTCCCTGGAGCGTCCAAGTGTCCTGCGCAGCTGGAACTGGGGCCTGTGTGGTCACTTTGCTTTCTACCATGCCCTTTACCCCCGAGCCTGGACAGTCTATCAGCTTCCTGGGCAGAAAGTCACTCTCACCTGCCGCCAGATCACACCTATCTTGCCCCATGACTACCAG GACAGCTGCCTCCCTGTAGGAGTCTTTGTGTGGGATGTAGAAAACGAAGGAGACGAGACTCTGGATGTGTCTATCATGTTCTCTATGCGGAATGGACTAGGGGGTGAAGATGATGCTGCAGGAGGGCTATGGAATGAGCCCTTCTGTCTGCAGCGGGATGGGAAGACCGTGCAGGGGCTACTCCTGCATCACCCAACCGCCCCGAATCCCTACACCATGGCTGTGGCTGCACGATGCACG GCAGATGCCACCGTAACCCACATCACAGCCTTTGACCCTGACAGCACTGGGCAGCAGGTGTGGCAGGACCTACTTCAGGATGGACAGCTGGACTCCCCTGCTG GCCAGAGCACCCCCTCGCAGAAAGGAGAGGGTGTCGCTGGGGCTGTATGTATCTCCAGCAAGCTGCCACCACGAGGCCGGTGCTGCTTGGAGTTTTCACTGGCTTGGGATATGCCTAGGATCATGTTTGGAGCTAAGGGCCAAGTCCACTACAG GCGATACACACGGTTCTTTGGTTCAGACGGTGATGTGGCACCTGCCCTTAGCCACTACGCACTGTGCCAATATGCAGACTGGGAGAAGAGAATCTCAGCGTGGCAGAGCCCAGTATTGGATGACAG ATCCTTGCCTGCCTGGTACAAATCTGCGCTGTTCAATGAATTATACTTCCTGGCTGATGGAGGCACAGTATGGCTGGAAGTTCCTGAAGACTCTCTGCcagaggagctgggagggagCATGTATCAGCTCCGCCCCATTCTGCAGGACTATGGGCGATTTGGCTATCTTGAGG gccaggaGTACCGCATGTACAACACATACGATGTCCACTTTTATGCCTCTTTTGCCCTCGTCATGCTGTGGCCCAAACTTGAACTCAGTCTACAGTATGATATGG CTCTGGCAACTTTCAAGGAGGACCTGACAAGGCGACGGTACCTGATGAGTGGAGTGGTGGCACCTGTGAAGAGGAGGAACGTTATCCCTCACGACATTGGGGACCCAG aTGACGAGCCATGGCTCCGGGTCAATGCCTATTTGATTCATGACACTGCTGACTGGAAGGACCTGAACCTGAAGTTTGTGCTGCAAGTTTATCGGGACTATTACCTGACAGGTGACCAAGGCTTCCTGAAGGACATGTGGCCTGTGTGTCTG GCTGTGATGGAGTCTGAAATGAAGTTTGATAAGGACCAGGATGGACTCATTGAGAACGGAGGCTATGCGGACCAGACCTATGATGGCTGGGTCGCCACAGGCCCCAG TGCTTACTGTGGAGGGCTGTGgctggctgctgtggctgtgATGGTTCAGATGGCTGTTCTGTGTGGGGCCCAGGATGTCCGGGATAAGTTTTCTTCCATTCTCTGCCGAGGCCGAGAAGCTTATGAGAGACTGCTCTGGAACG GCCGCTATTACAACTACGACAGCAGCTCCCAGCCTCAGTCCCGTAGTGTCATGTCTGACcagtgtgctgggcagtggttcCTGAGGGCCTGTGGCCTGGGAGAAGGAGACACTGAG gTATTTCCTACGCTGCATGTGGTCCGTGCTCTCCAAACCATCTTCGAGCTCAATGTCCAGGCCTTTGCAGGAGGAGCTATGGGGGCTGTGAATGGGATGCAGCCTCATGGTGTTCCCGACAGATCCAGTGTGCAGTCTGATGAAGTCTGGGTGGGTGTGGTCTACGGGCTGGCAGCCACCATGATCCAAGAG GGTCTGACTTGGGAAGGTTTCCAGACAGCTGAAGGCTGCTACCGCACTGTATGGGAACGCCTGGGCCTGGCTTTCCAGACCCCAGAGGCATACTGCCAGCAGCGAGTGTTCCGCTCACTGGCCTACATGAGGCCACTCAGCATCTGGGCCATGCAGCTGGCCCTGCAACAGCAGCAGCATAAAAAGGGCAGCAGGCCAGTCATCACACAGGGCGTAGGACTAAGCACAGAGCCTGAATGTGGACCAAAGAAATCTTGGACAAACCTAAGTCCAGAGTGA
- the Rgp1 gene encoding RAB6A-GEF complex partner protein 2: MIEVVAELSRGPVFLAGEALECLVTVTNPLPPTATSASSEALAWASAQIHCQFHASESRVALPPPDSSQPDVQPDSQTVFLPHRGERGQCILSTPPKILFCDLRLDPGESKSYSYSEVLPTEGPPSFRGQSVKYVYKLTIGCQRVNSPITLLRVPLRVLVLTGLQDVHFPQDEAVAPSSPFLEEDESGKKESWLAELAGERLMAATSCRSLHLYNISDGRGKVGTFGIFKSVYRLGEDVVGTLNLGEGTVACLQFSVSLQTEERVQPEYQRRRGTGVAPSVSHVTHARHQESCLHTTRTSFSLPIPLCSTPGFCTAIVSLKWRLHFEFVTSREPGLVLLPPLEQPEPATWTGPEQVPVDTFSWDLPIKVLPTSPTLVSYAAPGPSTSSITI, encoded by the exons ATGATTGAAGTGGTGGCTGAACTGAGTCGAGGTCCTGTATTTCTGGCGGGGGAGGCTCTGGAATGTTTAGTGACTGTCACTAATCCCCTGCCCCCGACCGCCACTTCTGCATCCAG TGAGGCTCTGGCCTGGGCCAGTGCCCAGATCCACTGCCAGTTCCATGCCAGTGAGAGTCGAGTAGCCCTGCCACCCCCGGACTCTAGTCAGCCAGATGTCCAGCCTGACAGCCAGACTGTCTTTCTGCCGCACCGAG GTGAGAGGGGTCAGTGTATCCTTTCTACTCCACCAAAAATTCTGTTTTGTGACTTGAGGCTAGACCCTGGAGAGTCCAAATCAT ACTCCTACAGCGAAGTGCTGCCCACAGAGGGACCACCTTCCTTTCGGGGTCAGTCAGTCAAGTACGTCTACAAATTGACCATTGGCTGCCAGCGTGTCAACTCGCCCATCACTTTACTCAGGGTCCCTTTGAGAGTTCTTGTGCTGACTG GTCTTCAGGATGTCCACTTTCCACAGGATGAGGCGGTGGCTCCATCCAGTCCATTCTTAGAGGAGGATGAAAGCGGCAAGAAGGAATCATGGCTAGCTGAGCTGGCTGGGGAGCGCCTCATGGCTGCCACCTCCTGCCGCAGCCTCC ATCTGTACAATATCAGTGATGGCCGAGGGAAAGTTGGGACATTTGGTATCTTCAAATCTGTGTACAGACTCGGCGAGGATGTGGTGGGGACCTTAAACTTAGGGGAAGGAACGGTAGCCTGTTTGCAG TTTTCAGTAAGCTTGCAGACTGAAGAGCGTGTACAGCCTGAATACCAGCGGCGCCGTGGGACAGGAGTTGCCCCTTCGGTGTCCCACGTGACGCATGCCCGGCACCAGGAGTCCTGCCTCCATACAACTAGAACCAgcttctccctccccatccctctttgCTCTACCCCTGGCTTCTGCACTGCCATCG tgtCCTTGAAGTGGCGACTGCATTTTGAGTTTGTAACATCCCGGGAACCAGGATTGGTTCTTCTGCCCCCATTGGAGCAGCCTGAACCTGCGACCTGGACGGGGCCTGAGCAGGTGCCTGTAGACACCTTCAGCTGGGACCTCCCCATCAAAGTGCTTCCTACGAGCCCCACCCTGGTCTCATATGCTGCCCCAGGCCCCAGCACCAGCAGTATAACTATCTGA